In Mesorhizobium sp. M9A.F.Ca.ET.002.03.1.2, the DNA window CCAAGGGCAAGGCGCATTCGGACAGCCTGATCTCGGATCAGGTCAGGAAGGGCCGCGCCAAGCCAGAGGACAAGGACAGGCTGCTGTCGCTGATCACGCCGACAGCGGACTATGCCGACCTCGCAGGCTGCGACCTGGTGGTCGAGGCGGTGTTCGAGGATTCGGGCGTCAAGAAGAGCGCCACCGAACAGGCGGAAGCCGTGCTGAAGCCGTCGGCGATCTTCGCCTCCAACACCTCCACCATCCCGATCACAGCTTTGGCCAAGAATTCGGCGCGGGCGAAGAATTTCATCGGCATCCACTTCTTCTCGCCGGTCGACAAGATGATGCTGGTTGAGATCATCCTCGGCAAGAAGACCGGCGACAAGGCGCTGGCTACCGCGATCGACTTCGTCCGTGCCATCAAGAAGACGCCGATCGTCGTCAACGATACGCGCGGCTTCTATGTCAACCGCTGCGTGCTGCGCTACATGTCGGAAGCCTACAAGATGCTGATCGAGGGCGTCCCGGCGCCGATGATCGAGAATGCGGCGAAGGCCGCCGGCATGCCGGTCGGTCCGCTGGCGCTGACCGACGAAACGGCGATCGACCTTGCCCAGAAGATCATGAAGCAGACCATCAGGGATATCGGCGAAAAGGCGGTCGACCCGAAGCAGATGGCGCTGATCAACACGCTGGTCGACACGCATGGTCGCTTCGGCCGCAAGAACGGCAAGGGTTTTTACGACTATCCGCAAAAGCCTGCCAAGAAGAAGCTGTGGCCGGGCCTGAAGGATCTCTATCCGCAGCTTGCGCCGGAGAAGGTCGACTATGACGAACTGAAGCAGCGGCTTCTGGTCACCATCGCATTGGAGGCGGCGCGGGTGATGGAGGAAGGCATCGTCACCGATCCGCGCGAGGCCGATGTCGGCTCGATCCTCGCCTTCGGCTTTGCGCCCTTTACCGGCGGCGCGCTGTCTTACATCGACGGCATCGGCGCGAAGAAATTCATCAAGATTGCCAAGGTCCTGCAGAAAAAATATGGCGCCGAGTTCAAGGCGCCCAAGCTGCTGCTAGACATGGCGGAGAAGGGCGAGACCTTCTACCAGCGCTTCGATCCTTACGCGAAGGGCGAGGTAAAGAAGGCAGCCTGACGCAACCCGATCTATGTCTGGCGCGGCCGATGGACAAATCAGTGATCGAGGACTAGAAAGAGGAAGGTATTTTTTCCTGTTTGAAGGAGAGCAAAAAGTGCTCTCGCATGACCGCGTATGGGCCGCCATCGACGCTCTCGCCGAGCGCTATTCGCTTTCGGCCTCCGGGCTGGCAAGGCGCGCGGGGCTTGATTCGACCGCCTTCAACAAGTCGAAGCGACTGTCCTCGGACGGGCGGCCGCGCTGGCCGTCGACCGAATCGCTGGCCAAGATCATCGAGGCGACAGGCGCCTCGCTCGACGAATTCACGGGGCTGGTCGAAGGCCGGGGCAAGCTCGCCCCTGGATACCTGCCCGCGCAGAGGTCTTCGGTGCCGCTGCTCGGCTTCGCCCAGGCCGGCGCCGGCGGCTTCTTCGACGATGCCGGCTTTCCGGCAGGGCAGGGCTGGGACCTGGTCGAGCTTCCGGCGCGAGCGACCGAGACCTCCTACGCGCTGCAGGTCCAGGGCGATTCTATGCTGCCGCTCTACCGCAACGGCGACGTGCTGATCGTCGAGCCGGGCGCTGCCACCCGTAAGGGCGACCGGGTCGTCGTCAAAACCAATGCCGGCGAGGTGATGGCCAAGGTTCTGGACCGTCAGACGGCGAGCTCGATCGTGCTGATCTCGCTCAATCCCGACCATCCGGACCGCGACATCCCCATGCGTGATGTCGAATGGGTGGCGCGAATTGTCTGGGCAAGCCAGTAGGGCCGCCGGTGCGTCCGCTTCATGCAGCCGCCGCGGTATTGACGATCCTGGCGATCGCGGCCGCGATCGTCGTCGGTGGCCGCGCCCTGCCCCATGGCGAAAATGACCGCGTCGCAGCGTTGGCGCAGGCCGGCATGGCGGCGCAATCCGAAGCGTCCGCCACCGCCGCGATCCCACGCCCCGAGGCGGCAACGCCGGAGGCGCATTCCAGGGCCGTCGATCCCGAGGTCGTCGCGCCGCCGCAGCTTCAGGCCGAAGAGCTTGAACGGGTCGAGCCGCGCGCGCCGCTGAGTGACCTGGCGCTGGCTGCACCGCCCAGGCCGCCCAAAACGAAAATGCCCGACGACTGGAACGGGACAAAACTGTTCCAGCCTGTTGCGCTGGCCGCAGGGGTGATCGAGGCCAACGGCTACTCGGTCGCGGTTTCGGGTATCGACATCGTCGGGCAGGACGAGACTTGCACCGACGACGGCAAGTCGTGGACGTGCGGTACCCGGGCGCGAACGGCATTCCGTGCCTTCCTGCGCGGCCGGGCGGTGGTCTGCACGGTGCCGCCCGAGGGCGGTCGCGACCTGATCGCCGCCGAATGCCGGGTTGGCAACCAGGATGTCGGCCAGTGGCTGATCGAAAACGGCTGGGCGCGTGCCGCCAACGGCGGCCCTTACGTCGAGGCCGGTGAGAAGGCGCGTACGGCGCGGAAGGGGATTTTCGGGCCGGCGCCCAGTCTCTCCGGCCTGCCTCCGGCACCAGCCCCTGTCGCGGCCACATCGCAGCCGATTCTCGATCCGTCGGAGACGACGGCTACGCCGCCAGCTGACCAGCCAGCGCCTTCTGAATGAGGGCGCGGGTTTCTGCAATGCCATAGAGCACCGCGAAGGACCCGAAGCGCGGGCCGCGCTCCTGTCCGATCAGCACCTGGTAGATCATCTGGAAGAAGGCGACCGAAACGCCCGGCCCGCCTTCCGGGCTCTGCTTCGAATGGTCCTGATAGCGCTCGATCTTGCGCGCGACGTTGAGAGCGGCATTCTGGATCGCCTCGCCATCGGCGTCTGGCGGCAATGCGGCGAGCGCTTCGGAGAGCTTCGTCAGCGCCTCGCGCTCGATCGCGTCGGCAGCCCGGTACACCTTGGCCGGCTTCACGAAATCGTCGAAATAGCGGATCGCATATTCGGTCAGCCGATCGAGCTCGGGGTGGGTCGTCGGCGTCACGCCCGATGTATGGCGCGAAATGAACCCCCACAGCACATCCCTGTTCTGGGCGTTCGAGGCGCTGACCAGATTGAGCAGCAGCCCGAACGACACCGGCAGGTCGACGACGGGCGGATTGCCGTCATGCATGTGCCAGACGGGATTTCCCAGCCGCTCCTTCCACTCCTGCCGGCGATAGCCGGACAGAAAGGCGTAATACTCGTCCACCGCCTTCGGAATGACGTCGAAATAGAGCTTCTTGGCCTGCCGCGGCCGCTGGTACATGTAGAGCCCGAGGCTTTCGGTCGGCGCATAGGTGAGCCACTCGTCTATGGTCAGCCCGTTGCCCTTCGACTTCGAAATCTTCTGGCCGTTCTCGTCCAGGAACAGCTCATAGACGAAATGCTCCGGCGCCCGCCCGCCCAGGATGTTGCAGATACGGTCGTAGATCACCGCATTCGTGTGGTGGTCCTTGCCGAACATTTCGAAATCAACGCCGAGCGCCGCCCAACGCATGCCGAAATCCGGCTTCCATTGCAGCTTCACCTTGCCGCCAGTCACGGAAAGCGTTGTCTCGGTACCGTCATCATCGAAGGTGATGGTGCCGGCCTTGGCGTCGACATGCTTCATGGGTACGTAAAGCACGCGCCCGCTTTTGGGGGAAATCGGCAGGAACGGGCTGTAGGTCGCCTGACGCTCTTCGCCGAGCGTCGGCAGCATCACGTCCATAATCTTGTCGAAACGTTCGGCGGCGCGCAGCAGAACTTCGTCGAAACGGCCAGCCTTGTAGTATTCCGTCGCGCTGGCGAACTCGTAGTCGAAGCCGAACGTGTCAAGGAAGCGGCAAAGCATCGCGTTGTTGTGGTCTGCGAAGCTCGCATAGTCGCCGCCGAAAGGATTGGGAACGGATGAGAGTGGCTTGTGCAGGTGCGGCTCGAGTGCGGCGCGATCGGGGACGTTGTCTGGAATCTTGCGCATGCCGTCCATGTCGTCGGAAAAGCACAAGATCTTGGTCTTGACCATGTCCCCGGTGAGGACGCGGAAGGCGTGACGCACCATCGAGGTGCGTGCGACCTCGCCGAAAGTGCCGATGTGCGGCAGCCCCGACGGACCATAGCCGGTCTCAAACAGCACGGTCTCGGGAAAGTCGGTGCCCTTGTAGCGCTCAACGATCTTCCTGGCTTCCTCGAACGGCCAGGCTTTGCTTTCGGCCGCTGCCGCAAGCACCTCGGGATTGAGATCGATGATGTTTGATCCCGTCATGTCACTGTTTTCCAAATCATTCGCCGGCGTCGCCGCAAGAAAGGGGGCCGGAAGAGGTTTTTTCAACCGGTCTCTAGGCGTGCCTGACCGTAGCGTCAACGATCGCAGCACTTTTTCCTTGCGGCACAGATACCGCGTTCCTACGTTCGGAAGCCGTTTCGAGGAGTTGTGAATGCCATTGTCACCGCATGAAGCCCTGATCTATCTGATGGTCATCACCTCGGCGTCCGACCGCGACATGACCGATGTCGAACTGGCGCGGATTGGTGACGTCGTCCGCACGTGGCCGGTGTTCGAGGATTTTAACGACGACCGAGTGGTCGGCGTCGCCCAGGACTGCCAGAAGACGCTGCATGAAAAGGACGGGCTGGAAGGTGTCTTGACGCGCGTCGCCGAGGCGCTGCCTGAGCGGCTCCACGACACCGCCTATGCCGCCGCTTTCGAGGTTGCGGCTATCGACCTCGAAATGCGGATGGAGGAGGTGCGGGTGCTGCAGCTCATCCGCCGCCAGCTCGATCTCGACGCGCTGACCGTCGCCGCGATCGGCCGCGCCGCCAAGGCTCGCCTTCGCACGCTGACTTGATCCAGGCCCTGAAGGATCAGAAAAAACCGACCGGACCGGATCAGAAAAAACTGACCGGACCGGATCAGAAAAAACTGACCGGGAAATAGCGCAGATAGAATTCGGTGAAGATGCCTTTCACCGAAATCTCCTGCAGCGCATAGTCGAATGCCGCGGCCAGCGCTGGATCGTCGGCCCTGGTGGCGATGGCCATGCCCGAGCCCAGATATTCGGGCGCCAGATAGGGGCCGCCGGCAAAGCGGCAGCAGGCTGCGGCATCCGAACCACCCAGCCAGAAGGCGAAGCGCATGCCGTCGCCGAAGGCGGCGTCGACCTTGCCGGCCTTGAGGTCATCGTAGAGCGCTTCCGGCCGGTCGAAGGGGATGACCTGAACGGCGCCGAAATAATCGCGCAGCATCCGCTCATGCGCGGAGCCGGCGACCACGCCGATGCGCTTGCCGCGCAGTCTGTCGAAGATCGGTTCCGTGAGCGCCTTTGTCTTCGGCATGATGAAGCGCGCCGGAAACTGCAGGTAGGAGCGTGAGAAGGCATATTTCGACCGCGACTCCTGTGTGGCAGCGATGCCGGCAATAATCGCTTCGCCTTCGCCCTTCTGCAACGCCCCTTCGAGCTCGGCCCAGGGCAGCGCCTGGATCTGGCATTTTGCCGCGATGCCGAGTTCGGCACAGATCGCGCGCGCCAGATCGACATGGAATCCGGATAACCTGCCTGCCTCGTCGAGGAAATTGAACGGTGGGAAATCGGTGGTGGTCAGGAATCTCAGACGCGGCAGCGCGGCAAGATCAGGCTTCGGCAGCCGCTCCTTGGCGTCCCACAGCAACGGCACTTGCGGCTCCGCGGCGAGCGCAACGCCGGAGAGCGACTGTACTCCCGTCATTACCAGCGCCAAGACGATGGATATCCACCGAATTGCCAAGATCAAGCTCCGTCCTGTTCCGTCGAGATTGGCTTTTGGTACGAAAATGACATAGGCACAACGGTTTTTGATTTCATCACGTCGATTTAGGGATATGGTTAGTCGGAGCTTGCAAATGACTGAGCGGGGCTGGCTGGAGGGGCAGCCGACGGGCACTGCAAACACGGAGGCAGATTTGCAATCCAGGTCGACGGTAAAGTGCAGGTCAGCACTGGACCGTTGAACTCAATGCGGAAGGCAACATGGGGTTGATGTTGCGATGAGTCAGTTCGATCGCACTCTGGAATTCATAGACCAGCTGCAGCACGCCAACACGGCAGCCGCGGTCTGCGAGAAACTGCTTGGCGTCACGTCGAGTTTCGGCCTGACGGCACTGATGGCGGGAACTGTCCCGCAACCAGGCACGCCGCAAGGCCAGCAAAAGGACCATGTGCTGCTTTGCGACTGGCCAGGAGAATGGCTGGAGCGCTATGTGGCGCGCAACTATGTCGACCATGACCCCGTCGTCAGCCACATGAAGCAGCTGCAGGCGCCGTTCCAGTGGCGGGAAGCGTCTCAGGGCATTCGCGTCGACAAGAGCAGCGGCGAGGTGATGGGCGACGCTAGCGAATTCAAACTGCGCGACGGCATGGCCTTCCCGTTGGTCACGCTCGATGGTCAGATCGTCATGGTGTCGCTGGGTGGCGAGGCTGTGGAACTGTCGGAAGCCGAGTTCGGGCAGGTGTCGCTGGTATCGACCTACGCGATCGGCCGCGCCATGCAGCTCCATACGATGGCGGACAAGACCATCGATCACATCGAGTTGACGCCACGCGAGCGCGAATGCCTGCAATGGGCCGCCGTCGGCAAGTCCGAATGGGAGATTTCGCAAATCCTCGGCATCTCGGAACACACGTCCGAGAAACACCTTCTTAACGCCAAAGGCAAACTCGGTGCCGTCAACCGGGTTCAAGCAGTCGCGGAAGCGATAAGGCGCGGCTATATTAGCTAGCTCGGCCGCGCCGGCCTAGAAATTCTTGCCTACGTGATCACGTAATTTTCTCGGGAAAGCCCGGCCGTATCTTCCTCTTGAACCCAGGAGACGGCTAATGCTTTTTTCCCTTACCACACAGGAATTGATGGAACGTCCCGACCTTTGGGAGGCCGTTCATCGTTTGCGCTACAAGATCTTCGTCGAGGAGATGGGGTGGAGCGATCTGCAGCGCCCCGATGGCCTCGAGATCGATCAGTTCGATCACGATGAGGCGGTACATCAGATCGTCATCCGCAACGGCGAACTCGCCGGCTATCAGAGGATGTTGCCGACAACGCGGCCGCATCTTCTGACCGAAGTGCTGGCGGACCTCTTTGAAGGGACGCCGCCCTCCGGGCCGAACGTCTGGGAACTGACCCGCTATGCCGTGGCGCCGGGCTTTCGTGACGGCAAGCGCGGCGTATCGACGGTCGGCACAGAGCTCATTGCCGGTTTCGTCGAGTGGGGGCTGAGCCGGAACGTCAATCAGGTGATTATCGAGTTCGAGCCGATGTGGGTCCTGCGGGCACTGCAGTTGCACTTCCTGGCGAAGCCGCTTGGCTACCAGCGCACTTATGGCAACCAGCAGGTCGTCGCCACGCTGCTCACCTTCAACGAGCACACATTGCAGGTGGTGCGTTCGCGTCGCAACTATTTCGCTTCGGTTCTGGCCAGGGGATATCCCGACAGGCTCGGACTGAGGCGGGCCTCGTGAGATTGGAGGCAGTCATGAACGTCCATACGCAAACAGAATTCCGCAACCATACGCTGATCGTCACGGTTTCGTCCGATGACGGCCGGCCGGTGCTGGACAGGCGGGCCTATGAAAGCCTGGCCAAGACCTTCCATGAAGCCGCCGTAGACGACGACGTACGCGTCGTGGTGCTGCGCGGCCTCGCCGGCTGCTTCTGCCTCGGCGGCGACTTTTCCGAGTTCCTCGATGCAACCAAGCATCAACGACTGATTGCCGC includes these proteins:
- a CDS encoding 3-hydroxyacyl-CoA dehydrogenase NAD-binding domain-containing protein — its product is MNYTNFTLDIDADGIALITWDMPDRSMNVFTEEAMLELNAIVDKVASEAAIKGAVITSGKDTFSGGADITMLQKMLTTFAAEKGKDVEKATKALFDNAGYMTGLFRKLETSGKPWISAINGTCMGGAFELSLACHGRVAADSDKVRMALPEVKIGIFPGAGGTQRVPRLTDQQQALQMLTSGQTLSPQKAKSMGLIHEIAEPRKLVETAKAMIKNGLKPVAPWDEKGFKLPGGPIYSVAGANLWPPAIAILRRETYGNYPAAAAILKCVYEGLLVPFDTALRIEQRYFTEIMQTREAAAMIRSLFVSLQELNKGARRPAGVPETKFRKIGVLGAGFMGAGIAYATAKAGIPVVLLDRDMDAAAKGKAHSDSLISDQVRKGRAKPEDKDRLLSLITPTADYADLAGCDLVVEAVFEDSGVKKSATEQAEAVLKPSAIFASNTSTIPITALAKNSARAKNFIGIHFFSPVDKMMLVEIILGKKTGDKALATAIDFVRAIKKTPIVVNDTRGFYVNRCVLRYMSEAYKMLIEGVPAPMIENAAKAAGMPVGPLALTDETAIDLAQKIMKQTIRDIGEKAVDPKQMALINTLVDTHGRFGRKNGKGFYDYPQKPAKKKLWPGLKDLYPQLAPEKVDYDELKQRLLVTIALEAARVMEEGIVTDPREADVGSILAFGFAPFTGGALSYIDGIGAKKFIKIAKVLQKKYGAEFKAPKLLLDMAEKGETFYQRFDPYAKGEVKKAA
- a CDS encoding helix-turn-helix transcriptional regulator encodes the protein MLSHDRVWAAIDALAERYSLSASGLARRAGLDSTAFNKSKRLSSDGRPRWPSTESLAKIIEATGASLDEFTGLVEGRGKLAPGYLPAQRSSVPLLGFAQAGAGGFFDDAGFPAGQGWDLVELPARATETSYALQVQGDSMLPLYRNGDVLIVEPGAATRKGDRVVVKTNAGEVMAKVLDRQTASSIVLISLNPDHPDRDIPMRDVEWVARIVWASQ
- a CDS encoding thermonuclease family protein, coding for MRPLHAAAAVLTILAIAAAIVVGGRALPHGENDRVAALAQAGMAAQSEASATAAIPRPEAATPEAHSRAVDPEVVAPPQLQAEELERVEPRAPLSDLALAAPPRPPKTKMPDDWNGTKLFQPVALAAGVIEANGYSVAVSGIDIVGQDETCTDDGKSWTCGTRARTAFRAFLRGRAVVCTVPPEGGRDLIAAECRVGNQDVGQWLIENGWARAANGGPYVEAGEKARTARKGIFGPAPSLSGLPPAPAPVAATSQPILDPSETTATPPADQPAPSE
- a CDS encoding lysine--tRNA ligase, producing MTGSNIIDLNPEVLAAAAESKAWPFEEARKIVERYKGTDFPETVLFETGYGPSGLPHIGTFGEVARTSMVRHAFRVLTGDMVKTKILCFSDDMDGMRKIPDNVPDRAALEPHLHKPLSSVPNPFGGDYASFADHNNAMLCRFLDTFGFDYEFASATEYYKAGRFDEVLLRAAERFDKIMDVMLPTLGEERQATYSPFLPISPKSGRVLYVPMKHVDAKAGTITFDDDGTETTLSVTGGKVKLQWKPDFGMRWAALGVDFEMFGKDHHTNAVIYDRICNILGGRAPEHFVYELFLDENGQKISKSKGNGLTIDEWLTYAPTESLGLYMYQRPRQAKKLYFDVIPKAVDEYYAFLSGYRRQEWKERLGNPVWHMHDGNPPVVDLPVSFGLLLNLVSASNAQNRDVLWGFISRHTSGVTPTTHPELDRLTEYAIRYFDDFVKPAKVYRAADAIEREALTKLSEALAALPPDADGEAIQNAALNVARKIERYQDHSKQSPEGGPGVSVAFFQMIYQVLIGQERGPRFGSFAVLYGIAETRALIQKALAGQLAA
- a CDS encoding tellurite resistance TerB family protein; translation: MPLSPHEALIYLMVITSASDRDMTDVELARIGDVVRTWPVFEDFNDDRVVGVAQDCQKTLHEKDGLEGVLTRVAEALPERLHDTAYAAAFEVAAIDLEMRMEEVRVLQLIRRQLDLDALTVAAIGRAAKARLRTLT
- a CDS encoding transporter substrate-binding domain-containing protein; the protein is MTGVQSLSGVALAAEPQVPLLWDAKERLPKPDLAALPRLRFLTTTDFPPFNFLDEAGRLSGFHVDLARAICAELGIAAKCQIQALPWAELEGALQKGEGEAIIAGIAATQESRSKYAFSRSYLQFPARFIMPKTKALTEPIFDRLRGKRIGVVAGSAHERMLRDYFGAVQVIPFDRPEALYDDLKAGKVDAAFGDGMRFAFWLGGSDAAACCRFAGGPYLAPEYLGSGMAIATRADDPALAAAFDYALQEISVKGIFTEFYLRYFPVSFF
- a CDS encoding LuxR family transcriptional regulator, which codes for MSQFDRTLEFIDQLQHANTAAAVCEKLLGVTSSFGLTALMAGTVPQPGTPQGQQKDHVLLCDWPGEWLERYVARNYVDHDPVVSHMKQLQAPFQWREASQGIRVDKSSGEVMGDASEFKLRDGMAFPLVTLDGQIVMVSLGGEAVELSEAEFGQVSLVSTYAIGRAMQLHTMADKTIDHIELTPRERECLQWAAVGKSEWEISQILGISEHTSEKHLLNAKGKLGAVNRVQAVAEAIRRGYIS
- a CDS encoding acyl-homoserine-lactone synthase — its product is MLFSLTTQELMERPDLWEAVHRLRYKIFVEEMGWSDLQRPDGLEIDQFDHDEAVHQIVIRNGELAGYQRMLPTTRPHLLTEVLADLFEGTPPSGPNVWELTRYAVAPGFRDGKRGVSTVGTELIAGFVEWGLSRNVNQVIIEFEPMWVLRALQLHFLAKPLGYQRTYGNQQVVATLLTFNEHTLQVVRSRRNYFASVLARGYPDRLGLRRAS